Proteins from a single region of Streptococcus oralis:
- a CDS encoding SIALI-17 repeat-containing surface protein, with product MDKKKVILTSLASAAVLGASVLVSQPSVVKADEGKAEEQAVAPAQPQAGTEGESGAQTEKGSENASPANPGATNPVKMTKEELMKALDELEEQAISDIKDKEAIEDKEDAAEAVKEYIGKMYISDTLESGELSLDNIIAELPEGAEDKAVVTGPEVQTNKKLSTEEKALLDQAEKDAKEQVSQATDALVQALESLENAVIEDIKKDASITNKEAAIKEAKEEIGKEDLLKAIADEDLEIGDVIVDWPADTSEHKTAAEHVSEFTDEDQAKLDEADKEAQVEAAKVRSDLIATLEKIEKSTIDDINKDATITDKEAAIKAAKEVIGKDGILKAIEEGDIEASDLLDDFLAEDSDQVTPAEATRQEDFSSQDQAKLAAADKEAAEEAKKEEEAKQAAEEKAHSELLTTLEGIEKSTIDDITKDATITDKEAAIKAAKEVIGKDGILKAIEDGDIEASDLLDDFLAEDSEQVIPAEAKSQSQLSSQDQAKLATADKEAAEEAAKVRSDLIATLEKIEKSTIDDINKVATITDKEAAIKAAKEVIGKDAILKAIEDGDIEASDLLADFLAEDSEQVTPAEAMSQEDFSSQDQAKLTAADKEAAEEAAKVRSDLIATLEKIEKSTIDDINKDATITDKEAAIKAAKEVIGKDAILKAIEDGDIEASDLLDDFLAEDSDQVTPAEAKSQEDFSSQDQAKLTAADKEAAEENSNAKKLELSKLEEQVAKIKAQLSSLQVSGDKNSQVKDLQQALVDYENAIKSLSSVMSAVLEIEDFKGGVNAVEAATAELPEYNKGANAVEAAVNELPVYAESGAPSVANVPAYGESGTPTVANIPAYGESGAPSVANVPAYGESGTPIVNNTLPYAESGAPAVVNVPAYGESGTPIVNNALPYGESGAPALANVPVYAESGAPAVANIPAYAEKIEPAVNEVPEYTGSVAPLATNPTLGTEQDRTYKAPAATDEQLLPNTGSQDASAIASLGFVGLLLGLLPFAKRKLNK from the coding sequence ATGGACAAGAAGAAAGTTATTTTAACAAGTTTAGCAAGTGCAGCTGTATTGGGTGCTAGTGTACTCGTTTCACAGCCTTCAGTAGTTAAGGCAGATGAAGGGAAAGCAGAAGAGCAGGCAGTTGCTCCTGCACAACCACAAGCTGGAACAGAAGGGGAGAGCGGTGCTCAAACTGAAAAGGGATCAGAAAACGCTAGTCCAGCTAATCCTGGTGCGACAAATCCAGTTAAGATGACCAAAGAAGAGTTGATGAAGGCTTTGGATGAACTTGAGGAACAGGCTATTAGTGATATTAAGGATAAGGAAGCGATTGAGGACAAAGAAGATGCAGCTGAAGCTGTGAAGGAATATATCGGTAAGATGTATATTTCAGATACTCTTGAGTCTGGAGAGCTTAGCTTAGATAATATCATCGCTGAATTGCCAGAAGGTGCAGAAGATAAGGCTGTGGTAACAGGTCCTGAAGTTCAAACTAATAAAAAATTATCTACTGAGGAGAAGGCTCTACTAGACCAGGCTGAAAAAGATGCCAAAGAACAAGTGTCTCAAGCGACGGATGCTCTAGTTCAAGCCCTAGAATCTCTTGAAAATGCTGTAATTGAAGATATTAAAAAAGACGCTTCAATCACCAATAAAGAAGCGGCTATCAAAGAAGCCAAAGAAGAGATTGGTAAAGAAGATCTTTTGAAGGCTATCGCAGATGAGGATTTGGAGATTGGTGATGTTATTGTAGATTGGCCAGCAGATACGAGCGAGCACAAAACGGCAGCTGAACATGTATCAGAATTCACAGATGAAGACCAAGCTAAGCTAGACGAAGCTGATAAAGAGGCTCAGGTTGAGGCTGCTAAAGTTCGCTCAGATTTAATCGCTACCCTAGAGAAAATTGAAAAATCAACCATCGACGACATCAACAAAGATGCCACTATCACTGATAAGGAAGCGGCGATTAAGGCAGCTAAAGAAGTGATTGGCAAGGACGGCATCTTGAAAGCTATCGAGGAAGGCGATATCGAAGCGTCCGACTTGTTAGATGATTTCTTAGCAGAAGACAGTGACCAGGTGACACCAGCCGAAGCGACGCGCCAAGAAGATTTCTCAAGTCAAGACCAAGCTAAACTGGCTGCAGCGGACAAGGAAGCAGCTGAGGAAGCCAAGAAAGAGGAAGAAGCTAAGCAAGCTGCGGAAGAAAAAGCTCACAGCGAATTGTTGACAACTCTTGAAGGTATCGAAAAATCAACCATCGACGACATCACCAAGGATGCCACTATCACTGATAAGGAAGCAGCGATTAAGGCGGCTAAAGAAGTGATTGGCAAGGACGGCATCTTGAAAGCTATCGAAGATGGAGATATTGAAGCATCTGACTTGTTAGATGATTTCTTGGCAGAAGACAGTGAACAAGTAATACCGGCCGAAGCGAAGAGCCAATCTCAACTTTCAAGCCAAGACCAAGCAAAACTCGCTACAGCTGACAAGGAAGCAGCGGAAGAAGCAGCAAAAGTTCGCTCAGATTTAATCGCTACCTTAGAAAAAATTGAAAAATCAACCATTGACGACATCAACAAAGTTGCTACTATCACTGATAAGGAAGCAGCTATTAAGGCAGCTAAAGAAGTGATTGGTAAGGATGCTATCTTGAAAGCCATTGAAGATGGAGATATTGAAGCGTCCGACTTGTTGGCAGATTTCTTGGCAGAAGACAGTGAACAAGTAACACCGGCCGAAGCGATGAGCCAAGAAGATTTCTCAAGCCAAGACCAAGCCAAGCTAACTGCAGCGGACAAGGAAGCGGCGGAAGAAGCAGCAAAAGTTCGCTCAGATTTAATCGCTACCCTAGAAAAAATTGAAAAATCAACCATCGATGACATCAACAAAGATGCCACTATCACTGATAAGGAAGCGGCGATTAAGGCAGCTAAAGAAGTGATTGGCAAGGATGCTATCTTGAAAGCTATCGAAGATGGAGATATTGAAGCGTCCGACTTGTTAGATGATTTCTTGGCAGAAGACAGTGACCAGGTGACACCAGCCGAAGCGAAGAGCCAAGAAGATTTCTCAAGTCAAGATCAAGCTAAACTCACTGCAGCTGACAAGGAAGCGGCGGAAGAAAATAGTAATGCGAAAAAACTTGAGCTAAGTAAATTAGAAGAGCAAGTTGCTAAGATTAAAGCGCAATTATCAAGTTTACAAGTTTCTGGTGACAAGAATAGTCAAGTCAAAGACTTGCAACAAGCTTTAGTAGACTATGAGAATGCTATTAAGTCTCTAAGTAGTGTCATGTCGGCTGTTCTTGAAATTGAAGACTTTAAAGGTGGGGTGAACGCAGTAGAAGCTGCAACTGCAGAGTTGCCAGAATACAACAAAGGTGCAAATGCGGTAGAAGCTGCTGTAAATGAACTCCCAGTCTATGCAGAAAGTGGTGCTCCATCCGTAGCGAATGTCCCAGCTTATGGCGAAAGTGGTACTCCGACGGTGGCTAATATTCCAGCTTATGGCGAAAGCGGAGCTCCATCCGTAGCGAATGTTCCAGCTTACGGAGAAAGCGGTACACCAATAGTAAACAATACTCTGCCTTATGCAGAAAGTGGCGCCCCAGCCGTAGTGAATGTTCCAGCTTACGGAGAAAGCGGTACACCAATAGTAAACAATGCTCTTCCTTATGGAGAAAGTGGTGCCCCAGCCCTAGCAAATGTTCCAGTTTATGCAGAAAGTGGTGCCCCAGCAGTGGCCAATATTCCAGCCTATGCTGAAAAGATTGAACCTGCAGTAAATGAAGTTCCAGAATACACTGGCAGTGTAGCTCCTTTGGCTACAAACCCTACTCTTGGAACAGAACAAGATCGTACCTACAAAGCGCCTGCAGCAACGGATGAGCAACTCCTTCCAAATACAGGAAGCCAAGATGCTTCAGCAATCGCATCGCTAGGATTTGTTGGTCTCCTTCTTGGTTTGCTACCATTTGCAAAGAGAAAATTAAACAAATAA
- a CDS encoding CHAP domain-containing protein, which produces MTFLKSGVKKSRCTQLSVGLATLFVTSTFLLGGELAHAASVARGDDYPLHYKNGSVEIDQWRMYSRQCTSFAAFRLSSVNGFEIPPAYGNANEWGHRARREGYRVDTKPEVGAIAWSTEGYYGHVAWVSNVSGDTIEIEEYNYGVREKYNRRKVKASSMTGFIHFRDLSTSHSAGENARSSELPSSGTIVFTGKSPIMDQPSSTGQVINYYYAGESVSYDQVIEKDGYKWLGYLSYSGARRYVQYTKLSNTEKGWKKEGGSWYYRENGKLATGWKKVNGNWYHLKENGAMSTGWIKDDSHWYYLKASGEMQTGWLKDKGTWYYLEESGRMKASQWFQVSGKHYYVDASGALAVNTIIDGYRLDSDGVRIGSVS; this is translated from the coding sequence ATGACGTTTTTAAAATCAGGAGTTAAGAAGAGTAGATGTACTCAGTTGAGTGTAGGGCTGGCTACTTTGTTTGTTACAAGTACCTTTTTGTTGGGTGGGGAATTGGCTCATGCCGCCAGTGTAGCGCGTGGAGATGATTATCCGCTTCACTACAAAAATGGTAGTGTTGAAATCGATCAGTGGCGGATGTATTCTCGCCAGTGTACCTCTTTTGCGGCCTTTCGTTTGAGTAGTGTAAATGGCTTTGAGATTCCTCCTGCCTATGGAAATGCAAATGAATGGGGACATCGTGCAAGGCGAGAAGGCTACCGTGTGGATACTAAGCCAGAAGTTGGGGCTATTGCTTGGTCGACAGAAGGTTATTATGGGCACGTGGCCTGGGTATCAAATGTATCAGGGGATACGATTGAGATTGAAGAGTATAACTATGGGGTTCGAGAAAAGTATAACCGTCGAAAAGTCAAGGCTAGTTCGATGACAGGTTTTATTCATTTCAGGGATTTATCTACTAGTCATAGTGCAGGTGAGAATGCTCGTAGCTCAGAGCTTCCGTCTAGTGGGACAATAGTATTCACGGGGAAATCGCCTATTATGGACCAACCGTCAAGTACAGGACAGGTTATTAACTACTATTATGCTGGTGAGAGTGTAAGCTATGACCAGGTTATTGAAAAGGACGGTTATAAGTGGCTCGGTTATCTATCCTACAGTGGTGCTAGAAGATATGTGCAGTATACAAAGTTAAGCAATACAGAGAAAGGCTGGAAAAAAGAAGGAGGGAGTTGGTATTACCGAGAGAATGGTAAGCTGGCGACAGGATGGAAAAAAGTTAATGGCAATTGGTATCATTTAAAAGAGAATGGGGCCATGTCAACTGGCTGGATTAAGGATGACTCTCACTGGTATTATCTAAAGGCTTCAGGTGAGATGCAGACGGGCTGGCTTAAAGATAAGGGAACTTGGTATTACTTAGAGGAATCTGGCCGGATGAAAGCTAGTCAATGGTTCCAAGTCTCGGGTAAACATTACTATGTCGATGCTTCGGGAGCCTTAGCTGTTAATACGATTATTGATGGCTACAGACTAGACAGTGATGGGGTAAGGATAGGAAGTGTTTCTTAA
- the polA gene encoding DNA polymerase I: MDKKKLLLIDGSSVAFRAFFALYQQLDRFKNANGLHTNAIYGFQLMLNHVLERVDPSHVLVAFDAGKTTFRTEMYADYKGGRAKTPDEFREQFPFIRELLDHLGIRHYELAQYEADDIIGTLGRLAENESFDVTIVSGDKDLIQLTDEHTVVEISKKGVAEFEAFTPDYLMEKMGLTPAQFIDLKALMGDKSDNIPGVTKIGEKTGIKLLLEHGSLEGIYENIDRMKASKMKENLINDKEQAFLSKTLATIETNAPIEIGLDNLVYNGPDVENLGKFYDEMGFKQLKQALNVSSTDAPESLDFAIVDQVSQDMLSDDSIFHFELFGENYHTDDLVGFAWSCGDKLYATDKLELLQEPIFKEFLEKTPLKVYDFKKAKVLLNRLGLNLQAPAFDSRLAKYLLSTVENNEISTIANLYGQTYLVDDETFYGKGVKKAIPEREKFLEHLARKVAVLVETEPVLLEKLSEHGQLDLLYDMEQPLAFVLAKMEIAGIKVKKETLLEMQAENEVVIEQLTQEIYELAGEEFNINSPKQLGVLLFEKLGLPLEYTKKTKTGYSTAVDVLERLAPIAPIVKKILDYRQIAKIQSTYVIGLQDWILDDGKIHTRYVQDLTQTGRLSSVDPNLQNIPVRLEQGRLIRKAFVPEWEDSVLLSSDYSQIELRVLAHISKDEHLIKAFQEGADIHTSTAMRVFGIERPEDVTPNDRRNAKAVNFGVVYGISDFGLSNNLGISRKEAKAYIDTYFERFPGIKNYMDEVVREARDKGYVETLFKRRRELPDINSRNFNIRGFAERTAINSPIQGSAADILKIAMIQLDKALVEGGYQTKMLLQVHDEIVLEVPKSELAAVKDLVKQTMEEAIQLSVPLIADENEGATWYEAK; the protein is encoded by the coding sequence ATGGACAAGAAAAAATTATTATTAATTGATGGATCTTCTGTTGCTTTTCGAGCTTTTTTTGCGCTCTATCAGCAGTTGGATCGTTTTAAAAATGCTAATGGCCTTCATACCAATGCAATCTATGGCTTTCAACTCATGTTGAATCATGTCTTAGAGCGGGTTGACCCCAGTCATGTTTTGGTAGCCTTTGATGCTGGTAAGACGACTTTTCGAACAGAGATGTATGCAGACTACAAGGGTGGCCGTGCTAAAACTCCAGATGAGTTTCGTGAGCAATTTCCCTTCATTCGTGAGTTGTTAGACCATCTTGGGATTCGCCATTATGAGTTGGCCCAGTATGAAGCGGATGATATCATCGGAACTCTTGGTCGCTTGGCTGAAAATGAATCTTTTGATGTAACAATCGTTAGCGGAGACAAGGACTTGATCCAGTTGACGGATGAGCATACGGTGGTCGAGATTTCCAAGAAAGGTGTGGCTGAGTTTGAGGCCTTTACACCAGACTATCTCATGGAAAAAATGGGCCTCACACCGGCTCAGTTTATCGATCTTAAGGCTCTTATGGGAGATAAGTCTGATAATATCCCTGGCGTCACTAAGATTGGTGAAAAGACGGGTATCAAACTCTTGCTAGAACACGGTTCGCTAGAGGGTATTTATGAAAATATCGACAGGATGAAGGCTTCTAAGATGAAGGAAAATCTCATCAATGACAAGGAACAAGCCTTTTTGTCTAAAACCTTGGCGACTATTGAGACAAATGCACCGATTGAGATTGGCCTTGATAATTTGGTCTATAACGGCCCAGATGTGGAAAATCTCGGGAAATTCTACGATGAGATGGGCTTCAAACAGCTTAAACAAGCTTTAAATGTGTCATCGACGGATGCGCCTGAAAGCTTGGATTTCGCCATCGTTGACCAAGTCAGTCAAGATATGTTGAGTGACGACTCTATCTTCCACTTTGAACTCTTTGGTGAAAATTACCATACAGATGATTTGGTTGGTTTTGCCTGGTCCTGTGGGGATAAACTTTACGCCACAGATAAACTTGAGCTCTTGCAGGAGCCGATTTTCAAGGAATTTTTAGAAAAAACACCTCTGAAAGTGTATGACTTTAAGAAAGCGAAGGTTCTTTTAAATCGCTTGGGTTTGAACCTCCAGGCACCTGCTTTTGACAGTCGCTTGGCAAAATACTTACTCTCAACAGTCGAGAACAATGAAATCTCAACCATTGCGAATCTCTATGGCCAGACTTACTTGGTCGATGATGAGACTTTCTACGGTAAGGGTGTCAAGAAAGCTATCCCTGAGAGAGAGAAATTCTTGGAGCACTTGGCTCGCAAGGTTGCTGTATTGGTTGAGACTGAGCCTGTTTTACTTGAAAAACTCAGTGAACATGGACAATTAGACCTTCTCTATGACATGGAGCAACCTCTGGCTTTTGTCCTTGCTAAGATGGAAATTGCTGGGATCAAGGTCAAAAAAGAAACCCTACTTGAGATGCAGGCTGAAAATGAGGTCGTCATTGAGCAACTCACTCAAGAGATTTATGAGCTAGCTGGTGAGGAGTTTAATATCAACTCCCCTAAGCAGTTGGGCGTGCTTCTCTTTGAAAAACTGGGTCTTCCTCTAGAATACACTAAGAAAACCAAAACAGGTTACTCGACAGCCGTGGATGTGCTAGAGCGACTAGCTCCTATTGCTCCGATTGTTAAAAAAATTCTAGACTACCGTCAGATTGCTAAGATTCAATCTACCTATGTGATTGGTTTGCAGGACTGGATTTTGGATGATGGCAAGATCCACACGCGCTACGTGCAGGATTTGACTCAGACCGGACGTCTGTCTAGTGTAGATCCAAACTTGCAAAATATCCCTGTTCGTTTGGAACAAGGCCGTCTCATTCGTAAGGCCTTTGTACCTGAATGGGAGGATAGTGTTCTTCTTAGCTCGGATTATTCGCAGATTGAGTTGCGCGTTTTGGCTCATATTTCTAAGGATGAGCACTTGATTAAGGCCTTCCAAGAGGGAGCAGACATCCATACCTCGACAGCCATGCGGGTCTTTGGAATTGAACGCCCTGAGGATGTAACTCCAAACGACCGTCGCAATGCCAAGGCTGTCAACTTTGGAGTGGTCTACGGAATTTCAGATTTTGGTTTATCGAATAATCTGGGCATCAGCCGTAAAGAGGCTAAGGCTTACATTGATACCTACTTTGAACGCTTCCCAGGGATCAAAAACTACATGGATGAAGTGGTACGTGAGGCGCGTGATAAGGGTTATGTAGAGACTCTCTTCAAACGTCGTCGTGAGTTGCCAGATATTAATTCGCGCAACTTCAACATTCGTGGTTTTGCAGAGCGGACGGCCATCAACTCTCCTATTCAGGGTTCGGCAGCAGATATCCTTAAGATTGCTATGATCCAGCTAGACAAGGCTCTAGTTGAAGGTGGTTATCAGACCAAGATGCTGTTGCAAGTGCACGATGAAATCGTCCTTGAG